From the genome of Pelomonas sp. SE-A7, one region includes:
- the mraZ gene encoding division/cell wall cluster transcriptional repressor MraZ: MFQGASALAMDAKGRMAVPTRHREVLQALCAGQLTVTKHPEGCLMVFPRPAWEAFRDRIAALPMSASGWKRVFLGNAQDVEVDAAARVLISPELRAAAGLSKDVMLLGMGSHFELWDAATYAAHEAQVMQSDLPDALKDFSF; this comes from the coding sequence GTGTTTCAGGGGGCTAGTGCCTTGGCGATGGACGCCAAGGGGCGCATGGCCGTCCCGACACGCCATCGCGAAGTGCTGCAGGCCCTGTGTGCCGGTCAGTTGACGGTCACCAAGCATCCCGAGGGCTGCCTGATGGTCTTCCCGCGGCCGGCCTGGGAGGCCTTCCGTGACCGCATCGCGGCCCTGCCCATGTCCGCCTCGGGCTGGAAGCGGGTCTTCCTCGGCAACGCCCAGGATGTGGAAGTCGACGCCGCGGCCCGTGTGCTGATTTCTCCCGAACTGCGCGCGGCCGCCGGCCTGAGCAAGGACGTGATGCTGCTCGGCATGGGCAGCCACTTTGAACTCTGGGATGCCGCGACCTACGCTGCCCATGAAGCCCAGGTCATGCAGAGCGACCTGCCTGATGCGCTGAAGGACTTCAGCTTCTGA